AAACGCTCGTTTTCCGTCATCAATCTGTTCCCTTTTCATAATGTTTTTTTCAGACGGCCTGAAGTAAATCAAGGCCGTCTGAAAATTTTATTGATATAAAACTTCTGTCGGCTTAAAAGGCAAAATAACAATGCCTAGCCATATTATTATTTTTATAAAGTATTGCTTGTCTAAGCAAACTGTCAAATGACGATGCCGTCTGAAAAACCTGATGGCTTTCAGACGGCCTCTTTTGTGTTTGAACCGATATTGCGCTTATTCTTCGGATTTGTCGGCGCTGCGGCGCGATACGCTGATACCGAGTTGTTTGAGTTTGCGGTAAAGGTGCGTACGCTCCAAACCGACCTTTTGCGCCACGCGGCTCATATTTTGGCCTTCTTGGGCGATGTGGTACTCAAAGTAGCGGCGCTCGACTTCTTCCCTCAATTCGCGCAAAGGCATATTGAAATTGAAGCCGCCGATGATTTCTGTTGCCGTCGCGTTTTCCTTCTGACCCAAAGCCACGGCAACAGCCTGCTCGTCCACTTCTTTGCCGTCCGACTCCAACATGATGTTTTTCACCGTTTCGGCAAGCTGGTCGTAATTGCCCGGCCAATCGTATTGGCGCAAAACCACCAACGCGCTGTCGCTGAATTTTACCGGCTGGATTTTTTGACTTTCGGCCAAATCGGTCATAATGCGGTTGATTAAAAAGACGATGTCGTCCGGTTGGCTGCGCAAAGAAGGAACATTGATACGCTCTTTCAACAGCTCCGCCAGTCGGCCGGCAACGACGTCATCGGCGCTCTCACCGCGTTTAAAGCCGCATGAAGCGATTACACGGACATTGTAGCGGTCGGCTTTCTCCAGCAAGAAAGCAATGCCGTTTTGGATATTTTTGCTGTAACGGGCAATATCGCCAACATACAAAATGCCGCCTGATGCCTTTTGCAACAGCTCCATCGGCGTATCGACAATGTGTTCGACACGGTCGGTTGCCACCCAAGGCGTACCGCTTTTGTGCAGATAGCGGGCGACAATCTCAAACGGCGAGCCTGCCTCACCGGCCAACAACAGCGGGCGGTTGTGTTTGGCGGCCGCTTCAATGCTGCCGTTCATTTCTTGAATGACGGAGCTGTTGCCCAGTTTGTCCAAAGTCATGCCGGAGGCCGTCTGAACTTCGCCATGTTTCAAGGCGCGTTCTACTGCGGACAAGAGTTTTTGCAGGGCAATCGGTTTTTCCAGAAAATCAAGCGCGCCGATTTTGGTGGCTTCAACCGCGGTGTCAATACTGGCATGGCCGCTCATCATCACCACAGGCATATTGAGTTGGCCGTTTTTCGCCCACTCTTTCAACAAAGTGATGCCGTCGCAATCGGGCATCCAAATGTCCAGCAATACCATGGCCGGACGCGTTTGATAACGCAATTGGCGCGCTTCTTCGGCATTTTCAGCCAAAGTAACGGTATAGCCTTCGTCTTGAAGGATTTCGGAGAGCAGGTCGCGGATGCCTACTTCATCATCTACAATCAAAATATCACTGCTTCGCATAAGTTTCTGCCATTTCTGGTAAAGCCATTTTGACACACGCACCGCCGCTGTTCTGATTGCTCAGGCTGATGCGGCCGCCATGCTCCTCGATAATTTTTTTCACAACGGGCAAACCCAGCCCCGTTCCTGTCGGTTTGTCGGTAACGTACGGCTCAAAAGCATTGTGCAGCATTTCTTTGCTGAAACTTTTGCCGTTGTTGCAGACGGTCAGGAAAACCTGTCCGCCTTCGCGCCCTGTTTCGACGTTTACTTGCGGCGCTTCGTCCGACTCCGCCGCTTCTGCGGCATTCTTAAATAGGTTATGCAACACTTGGCGCATCGCCGTCGTATCGGCGGCAATCGGCAGAGCATCCGTGTTGAGCCGTGCATTAAATTTGCACGCGCCGGCCTCATATAATACCAATACTTCCGACACCAAACCGTTTAAATCTTGTTTTTCTAAATTCAGAGACGGCGCACGCGCATAATTGCGGAATGCTTCGACCATTTCTTTCAGCGCGGCAACCTGTTTGACGATGGTATCGGTTGAACGACTGAGGATTTGGGCGTCTTGTTCATCAAGTTTATCATGCAATTTCCATGCCAATCTCTCGGCAGAAAGCTGGATAGGCGTAAGCGGATTACGGATTTCGTGCGCCAAACGTTTCGCTACTTCGCCCCATGCGGCCTCTTTTTGCGCCCGCATCAAGACGGTAATGTCATCAATCACCATCACCACGCCGTTATCGTTATCCTCCGGCAGGATGGTGGCCTTGCCCAATAAGATTCGGGCATCATCGGGCGCGGCATATTCGACTTGGACGGGTTTGTCGCTGTCGGCGGTTTCATTAATGGCGGCAAACACATCGGCCAACAGAGTTTGCTGCGGCGATTTGCCGTGCCATTGATGCCAGTTGCTGCCCCACAAAGACACCAGCGAAACGCCCAAAATCTGTTCGGCGGCTTTGTTAAAGGTTTTCAGACGGCCATCGGCATCCAAAGTAATCACGCCAGTGGTCAAACTTTCCAACACGCATTCCAAATAATGGCGTGCGGCTTCTTCGCGCAAACGGTTGCGCTCGTCCGCCTCTTTGGCAATCGATAATTGCTCGGTCATGTGGTTGAACAACTGGGTCAAACGGCCGAACTCGTCATTGCGGAATACCGGCCGGGTCTGGCTGAAGTCGCCCTGAGCCACCGCCCGCGCGCCCTCTGCCAACGACAACACCGGTGCCACAAAACGGCGGGCAAAATACAAAGCCATCACCAGCGCCAAAAAGATGGCCAACAATGTCGCGACCAAAAGCGTGGACAGGAAAAAGGTTTGCAGGCCTTTTTTGGTATAACTCAGCTCGGCGTATTTGGCACGGGCCGCTTCAATCAGCGTCGCGTCTTGGGCAACATCTTTCGGAATCGGCTGCCGGAAAAACAGCGCATAATCCTGATTTTTATGCGTACCGATCAGCATCCAGCCTTGAGCATACAGCACGCCGCCGATGCTTTCCAAGCTGCGTACCGAGCCGGTCTGCTCCAGCTGCTCCCATCCTTCTTTGTTAAGCTCGGGTTGATTTAGTTTCAGGGGATTGATGCTTTTCTCGGCTTTATGGGTAGTCGCGTTGTAAAGCGCCAGCTGGGCAAAGTCGGAAGTAAGCGCGGATTTTGCCAGCGCTTGCCCTAAGTTGCCGTCCAGCGAAGCGGCGCTGATTAAGTCGATTTGCACCGGCGTGGCGTTGCTGACCGCGTTGTCCACCGCCAAGTTCAGCGCGGATTTGCTCAAATTTAAGCTGCGCTCTAGAGCCTCATGGGTATCGTTGCCAAACCAAGAATTAATCGTACCGTTAATAAACTGGGCGGAAATACCGAACAAAAACACGCCCGGCAATACGGCAACCAAAGTAAACATCCCCGACAGCCGACGCGCAATCTGCGAGCCGAACACGCTTTTGCTGTTGTCGCGCATCAAAAGCACGACATAGCGCACCAACACCGCTGCCAACACCAGCAACAGCAAGCCGCACAAGGCGACAATCCACCAGAAGTAATCGGACAATACGTTGCTGCTGCCCGTTGCAACAGTCAGACCGTACAACAAAACAACGGCGAATACGGCGGCAATCAGAAGAAAGCGGCGCATGGTTTACTCCTGCACGACCGACAAGGATTTCCAACCGGAATCCAAATGCCAGTTTTTAGAAGTCAGGGCATTGATTTGGAACGGTTTGGGCAGCTTGGCGGTTGTCAGCAGCAGGCGGATTTCAGCCTTCGTGTCTTTGGCGGCCACATCACTCAGCGCGCCCTTGGACAAAACCTTCCAATTCGCGACCGCGCCCACTGCGCGCAAGGCAGTCTCAAGCGTATCGTACTCGGTAGAAAACGTACCGACGGTAACGCGATAACGATTGGTCAGCGGATGGAAGGACAATTTGTATTGAATCGTGCTGTCGTTGTTGAGCAGCTGGTCAAACTTGAATTTATAAGACGACATAGACGGCGCTGACAGCTGCCAACTCAAATTGAAATGCAGGGGGACGCCCTGTTTAAGTGCTTCTTTGAGCTGGTCGGGCAGGTCGGTGCGGAAACGGCTGCTGACGGAAAGCTGTCCGGCATGGGTCAGCTTTGCCTCGGCACGGGTCGCACTGATGCCCTCGCCCGCCGCATTCAACGACACGGCGAGCAAGAGCGGTACAATCAGCGTTTTACTGCTTTTTAATAAGCGCGTAATAAAAGCCATCTTGATGTTTGTTCGGTAAAAGCACATGCGATTCGATCAACTCGGCATCGGCATGGCGGTTAAGGAATTTTTGCAACTGACCGTCGTTTTCTTCGACAAAGACCGAGCAGGTAGCCAGCAACATCCTGCCGTTTTTCGTCAGGGTCTGCCACAGCGCGTCTAATAATGCTTCCTGTTGGCGTGCGGTTTTGACGGCATCGGTCGGCCGGCGCAGCCATTTTACGTCAGGATTGCGGCGCGCTACGCCCGAAGCGGTACACGGCACATCGGCCAAGACAGCGTCAAAGGCCTTGCCATCATACCACGCTGTCAAGTCCTGCGCATCGGCACAAGCCAAAGAGGCCGTTTGAAAGCCTAAACGGTCAAGATTGCTCTTCACCCTGTTCAGACGGCCTTCGTCTATATCCAAAGCGGTAACATGACAATCTGCCAGTTCCAAGATATGGCCTGTCTTGCCACCCGGTGCCGCACAGGCATCGAGAATGCGTTCGCCGTCTTTCGGGTTCAACAAATAGGCAGCACGTTGCGCACCAAAATCCTGCACAGACACCAGGCCGGCTGAAAAACCGGGCAGGCGGCTTACCGGCACGGCTTCTTCCAACATTACGGCGTATTCGTCCAACGCCTTAGCCGCAATACCTTCCGCAGCCAGTTTTTCCAAATAGCTTTCGGCATTGCCGTGTCGACGGTTGACGCGCAAAGTCATCGGCGGATGCAATTGCAGCGCGGTGGTAATGTTGTGCCAATGTTTCGGATAATGGTTTCTCAAGTAAGCCACCCACCACAGCGGCAAATTATGTTTCGCCACATCGTCTTTTTTACAGGAAGCCTCGAGCTTGTCGCGTTCACGCAAAAAGCGGCGCAAAATCGCATTGGCAAACGAGCGGAACTGGCCGCGGCCGATTTTGGCAATGCTTTCCACCGCTTCATTAACCACGGCATGAGGCGCATTGCGCGTGTAATGCAGTTGGTACATCGCCGCCAAAAGCAGGCTTTCAAGCTGCGGATTGTCAATCGGCTTCTTCAGCATTTGACCAAGCATATACTTCAAACTGCCCAAATAACGCTGACAACCGTAGGCAATATCCTGCAACGCGCCGTTTTCCTGCGCCGTCAACTGCGGATGCGCCGTGCGGATTTCCACCAAAACATCCTGAAGATTGCGCCCTTCGGCAACCGCGGCAACGCTGTCGGCGGCCAGTTTTTGGGCGAGGGACATACTCATATTTTTGCTTTCTGATTTATATTTGATTTCAAGTGTTCGGCGGATTTCAGACGGCCTGTTCGGCAGCCAGCAATACCTGATAATATTCGGCATCTGTTTTGGAAAAACAGCAAAAGATGATTTTTTCCACTGCCGGACATTGCGGCAGGGTTTGCTTCAAACTCTCCAAAGCGATACGCGCGGCGGCTTCGGCCGGGAAGCGGTACACACCGGTGCTGATGCACGGAAAGGCGATGCTGTGAAGCTCGTGTTTCTGGGCAAGCAGCAAAGAATTGGCATAGGATTGTGCCAATTTGGCCTCTTCATTTTGTTGTCCGCCAAACCATACCGGCCCGACCGTGTGGATGACAAAACGTGCAGGCAAACGGTAGCCTTGGGTTATTTTGGCTTCGCCTGTGCGGCAACCGCCCAAAGTGCGGCACTCGTCCAGCAGCTCTTTGCCTGCGGCGCAGTGTATCGCACCGTCTACGCCGCCACCGCCCAACAGCGATGAATTGGCAGCATTGACAATCGCATCGACTGCCAATCGGGTAATATCACCTTCGACCACTTCAAAAACAGCCATTGTCTTCTTTCCTCTACGTTGATTTCCAGCCTGTTACAAAACCGTCCCGACTTCAATCGTCCGCCCTGCCGCAAATGCCTGTATGCTCATGCGTTTGCTGCCGGAAGGCTGCAATTCGGTGATGTTCAGCGCGTTTTCACCGCACGCCACCAGCAGGCCGTCTGAAGTGCAAGACAACACCTCGCCTGCCTTACCCTGTTTGGCCACGACTTCGGCACGCCAGATTTTCATCGGTTTGCCTTGATACTCGACCCACGCGGCAGGTACGGGGTTAAAGGCACGGATTTTGCGCTCAATCACAGCCGCGCTTTCATTCCAATCGATACGCGCCTCTTCTTTGCTTAATTTTTGGGCGTAGGTAACGCCTTCTTCAGGCTGTTTGACCGCATTCAGACGGCCTTCTGCCTGCAAACGCTGCAAGTCGGCAACAATCGCTTCCGCACCCAAACCCATAAGCGCGTCATGCACTTCGTTGGCGGTATCCGTAGGCTGGATGGCGTAGCGGTGTTCGCTGACTACATCGCCGGTGTCCAAACCGATGTCCATCTGCATGATGCACACACCGGTTTCGGCATCGCCGGCTTCAATCGCACGTTGAATCGGTGCCGCGCCGCGCCAACGGGGCAACAGCGAAGCGTGGATATTGAGGCAGCCGTATTTGGGCGTATCCAACACTTCCTGCGGCAAAATCAAACCATACGCGGCCACTACCATCACATCCGCGCCCGTATCTTTAAGCATTTGCAGGGCTTCGGCGTTATTGCGCAACTTTTCCGGCTGCGCCACGGTCAAACCCAATTCCAAGGCAGCCTGTTTGACCGGCGATGAGGTCAGCTGCATGCCGCGGCCTTTGGGGCGGTCGGGTTGGGTCAACACCAGCGGAATTTCAAAACCTGCGGCGGCAATGGCTTTCAAGGCGGCGGCGGCAAAATCGGGCGTACCGGCAAAGATGACTTTCATGTTGTGTCCTTGTGGAAATGGTTTGAATGGCGCATTAGGCAAACTGTTTCAGCTGAAAAGGCCGTCTGAAAGATTGAAACCCGAAGTCTGCCTTCTGTTTTGTCTTTTCAGACGGCCTTTAAGCGATGCGCAGGTCAGATGGTGTGTTTCTGACGTTTTTTCAGTTTGGTTTTGATGCGGCCTTGTTTCAGCTGCGACAGGTGTTCGACAAACACGATGCCCATCAGGTGGTCCAATTCGTGCTGCACGCAGATTGCCAGCAGGCCGTCTGCTTCCAGCGTGAATGTCTCGCCTTTTTCGTTCAAGGCTTCAACTTTGACACGCTCGGCACGGGTTACGGTATCGTAAATGCCCGGCACGGACAGGCAGCCTTCTTCATAAGTTGTCTCGCCGTCTTTTTCGACAATGACGGGATTGATGAACACGCGCGGCTCGCTGTGGTCTTCGGTCAAATCCATCACGACGATGCGCTCGTGTACATCGACCTGAGTGGCAGCCAAACCGATACCGCGTGCTTCGTACATGGTTTCAAACATATCGGCAACCAATGTCTGGATGCGCTCGTCGATTTTTTCAACAGGTTTGGCGACCGTGTGCAAACGCTCGTCAGGGTATTGGAGGATGTTCAGTAAAGCCATAATATTCTCGTTTTATAAAACTGATGTGTGATTTTCATACAGATTTGGCTTCCGCCGCCACAATCTCCTGTCATGACAGCAACATTCAATGCTAAAATAACGCCGAAAAATGTTAAGATAGCGCGACGGAGGCCGTTCGTTATCGTATTGATGAATGGGCGGCAGTTTCGCAAACTCCAGCCTTCTCTGTTTATCATCTGAAGACAAACCGAATCGATTTCAAGGGGAACGGTTATGCAACAACGTATTATAACCCTGCTTTGCATGGCAGGCATGGCTATTTCTGCCCACACTCAGGCAGCTTCTTTAAAAATCCGCCCCAATGCGCCGCAACGCTACGTCGTTAAAAACGGCGATACCTTGTGGGGTATTTCCGGCAAATATCTGTACAGCCCATGGCAATGGAACCGCCTTTGGGGTGCCAACCGCAACGCCATCCGCAATCCGCATCTGATTTATCCGGGTCAGGTGTTGGTTTTACGCTACGTCAACGGCCAGCCGCGCTTGGGTTTTGAACACGCTCAAACCCGTTCAGACGGCATTCCTGTGATCAAACTGCATCCGCGCGTACGCGAAACTTCCGGCTACGGCATTCCGACCGTCAACGTCAACCTCTACCGTATGTTCATGAAACATCCGCAGATTATCGCTCCGGAAGAAACCGCCAACGCGCCGCGCCTGATTGCAGGCCCCGACAACCGCGTCCTCTACACGCAAGGCAACCGTGTGTACGCATACGGCCTGACCGAACCCGGCCGCTACCTGACCTACCGCATCAATAAAAACATCACCGATCCGGAAACCGGCAAATTCCTCGGCCAAGAAGTTGTGTTCAGCGGCATCGCCAACACGCTGCCTTACACCGACTCCGCCTTGGAAAACCGCACCCGCGCTTCTGACGAAAAACTCAAAAGCAACGAGTATTACACCCAAGTCAACAAAGCCATGAAGCTGCGCACCCAATCTGCGCAACCTTTGGTTATCGAAGAAGCCGTTTCCGAAATCCGCAAAGATGACTATCTGCTGAAACTGCCAGAAGGCCTCGACAGCTTCAATGTGATGCCTCACGCCCCTGCCCGTCCGATTCAGGCCAAAGTCGTTTCCATCTTCGACGGCGTGGGCGAAGCCGGCCAGTTCCAAACCATTACTTTGGATAAAGGCGAACTCGACGGCCTGGACAAAGGCACTGTGGTCAGCCTCTACAAACGCGGCCGCCAAGTCCGTGTGAATCTGTCCAACAACCTGATTCGCAAGCCGAAAGACAAAGATACGGTTGAATTGGTTTCCATTCCGGCGGAAGAAATCGGTTTGGCAATGGTGTACCGCACATCCGACCATCTGGCCTCAGCCATTATTTTGGAAAGCCTGAACAGCGTTTCCATCGGCGATACTGCCTCCGAACCCGGCCGCGATTTGGACAATATGGCTGATGAAAAAACCATGGACAAACCGGCCGAAGACGAACAAGAAAGAGAAATCGAACTGGAAGTCCGCAGCTGATTAAGCTTTCTTAGCAGCGATTCGGTAAATAAAGGCCGTCTGAAAACCTGTTTTTCAGACGGCCTTTTGATTTCCGCCCATAAATAAAATTGGTAACGCGTTGTTTAAAGCGCAAACAATATTTCATGTCTTCAGCTATTTATCGGCTATCCCCTTTTCCATTTGTCTTTCTGCTCTGCCATTCAAATCAGAAATATGAAAAGCCCAATACGCCATTTATTGCCTATTGATTGCTCCATCTGTTTCTTCCAATCAAAAAGGCCGTCTGAAATCTTCAGACGGCCTTTTTATCCACAACTCAAATCCGATTATTTGAATTTGTAAGTGTATTGCAAGCCCAAGATGTCCGCTTTGTTTTTGAAGCGGGCAGAGGATGCACCGCGGCTGTCTACGTCGTTGCCGCTGGCTTTGCCGGCGCGGTAAACCGTGTCATTGATGTGGATATGGCTGTACGCCGCATCGATAACATGGTTTTTACCCAGTTGATATTTAGCACCGACGGAGAACCAGATACGGTTGCCATCAGGCAAGCTGTTCATGCGGTCTTCGGCGCTTTTAACCGGTGATTTGTCGAAAGCGATACCGGCACGCAGTTGCAATGGTTCGGTAACTTGGTAAGAGCCGCCGAATGCAACTTTATAAGTGTTGCGCCAGTTAGGCGTGATGACAGTACGGCCAGATTGGCCGTTGACAACTTTTTTGGTGTTTTCAAACACCAGCTCGGCTTTGTTGAAGCGGCTGTGGCGCGTCCAAGTCACATCGCCGAACAGGTTGGTTTTGTCGGTGGCGCGGTACATACCATGAACAGACAAAGACTCAGGCGTGACGATTTTTACGCTGGCTTTTTCGTTCGGTACATAACCGAGTGCGGCCATTGCACCAGAATCCCATGCCTGTTTCACCGCTGCACCGTCTGCCGCCCATTCTGCAGTGCCTTCAAGCGTGTGTGAAACTTTGGAACGATAGTTCACACCCACGCGCGCGCGGTCGTTAATGTCCCACATCCACGCCAGTTGGTAGCCGAAGCCCCAATCGCTGCCTTTGACATCGGCGTGTCCGTCAGCCTGAATGGCGGCGGCAATGGCTGCATCCGGTTTGCCGGAGGCTTTTGCCACTGCTTTTTGCTTGATACCCCAGTCGGCATATTTGCGCAGTTCGGCGGAAGTATGTTGGGCAATAATACCTGCGCCGAAGGAATGGCGGTCGTTGAGTTTCCACGCAACTACCGGCTCGATAGCGATGGTGGTCAAACCCAGTTTGTTGATGTTGTGGCGCAAGACGGAATCTTTTTCGTATTCGGTTGCAGAGCCGAAGGGGACGTACACGCCCAAACCCAAAGTCACATCGTCGCTGGCTTTGTATGCGCCATAGACGTGCGGAGCAACGGTGGTTTTGGTGATTTTGCCGCTTTTCGAACCTTGGACGGGAATGCCGGTAAAGTCGGTGGCAGAATCCGCTTCATAACGAATGCTGGGCAGCACGATGTTGGCGTTGACGGAAATTTGGCTGCTGTCGAGTTTGCTCAAACCGGCCGGATTGTAGAAAATGGTTGATGCATCGGCGGCTTCGGCGGCGGCGGCGTTGGCCGTGCCTTGTGCGTTAACGGATTGTGTGCCGAAGTGGTAGCCGGAGGCTTGGACGGCGGTAGATAACAGTGCTGCGCTTAAAATAAATGCTGTTTTTTTCAGATTGAAATGAATCATTTTGGTTTACCGTGAAAGTAGCGGACAAAGAAAAAGGCCG
This genomic interval from Neisseria sp. Marseille-Q5346 contains the following:
- a CDS encoding sigma-54 dependent transcriptional regulator, translated to MRSSDILIVDDEVGIRDLLSEILQDEGYTVTLAENAEEARQLRYQTRPAMVLLDIWMPDCDGITLLKEWAKNGQLNMPVVMMSGHASIDTAVEATKIGALDFLEKPIALQKLLSAVERALKHGEVQTASGMTLDKLGNSSVIQEMNGSIEAAAKHNRPLLLAGEAGSPFEIVARYLHKSGTPWVATDRVEHIVDTPMELLQKASGGILYVGDIARYSKNIQNGIAFLLEKADRYNVRVIASCGFKRGESADDVVAGRLAELLKERINVPSLRSQPDDIVFLINRIMTDLAESQKIQPVKFSDSALVVLRQYDWPGNYDQLAETVKNIMLESDGKEVDEQAVAVALGQKENATATEIIGGFNFNMPLRELREEVERRYFEYHIAQEGQNMSRVAQKVGLERTHLYRKLKQLGISVSRRSADKSEE
- the def gene encoding peptide deformylase; translated protein: MALLNILQYPDERLHTVAKPVEKIDERIQTLVADMFETMYEARGIGLAATQVDVHERIVVMDLTEDHSEPRVFINPVIVEKDGETTYEEGCLSVPGIYDTVTRAERVKVEALNEKGETFTLEADGLLAICVQHELDHLMGIVFVEHLSQLKQGRIKTKLKKRQKHTI
- a CDS encoding OmpP1/FadL family transporter, whose translation is MIHFNLKKTAFILSAALLSTAVQASGYHFGTQSVNAQGTANAAAAEAADASTIFYNPAGLSKLDSSQISVNANIVLPSIRYEADSATDFTGIPVQGSKSGKITKTTVAPHVYGAYKASDDVTLGLGVYVPFGSATEYEKDSVLRHNINKLGLTTIAIEPVVAWKLNDRHSFGAGIIAQHTSAELRKYADWGIKQKAVAKASGKPDAAIAAAIQADGHADVKGSDWGFGYQLAWMWDINDRARVGVNYRSKVSHTLEGTAEWAADGAAVKQAWDSGAMAALGYVPNEKASVKIVTPESLSVHGMYRATDKTNLFGDVTWTRHSRFNKAELVFENTKKVVNGQSGRTVITPNWRNTYKVAFGGSYQVTEPLQLRAGIAFDKSPVKSAEDRMNSLPDGNRIWFSVGAKYQLGKNHVIDAAYSHIHINDTVYRAGKASGNDVDSRGASSARFKNKADILGLQYTYKFK
- a CDS encoding O-acetyl-ADP-ribose deacetylase, with amino-acid sequence MAVFEVVEGDITRLAVDAIVNAANSSLLGGGGVDGAIHCAAGKELLDECRTLGGCRTGEAKITQGYRLPARFVIHTVGPVWFGGQQNEEAKLAQSYANSLLLAQKHELHSIAFPCISTGVYRFPAEAAARIALESLKQTLPQCPAVEKIIFCCFSKTDAEYYQVLLAAEQAV
- the rsmB gene encoding 16S rRNA (cytosine(967)-C(5))-methyltransferase RsmB translates to MSMSLAQKLAADSVAAVAEGRNLQDVLVEIRTAHPQLTAQENGALQDIAYGCQRYLGSLKYMLGQMLKKPIDNPQLESLLLAAMYQLHYTRNAPHAVVNEAVESIAKIGRGQFRSFANAILRRFLRERDKLEASCKKDDVAKHNLPLWWVAYLRNHYPKHWHNITTALQLHPPMTLRVNRRHGNAESYLEKLAAEGIAAKALDEYAVMLEEAVPVSRLPGFSAGLVSVQDFGAQRAAYLLNPKDGERILDACAAPGGKTGHILELADCHVTALDIDEGRLNRVKSNLDRLGFQTASLACADAQDLTAWYDGKAFDAVLADVPCTASGVARRNPDVKWLRRPTDAVKTARQQEALLDALWQTLTKNGRMLLATCSVFVEENDGQLQKFLNRHADAELIESHVLLPNKHQDGFYYALIKKQ
- a CDS encoding DUF4390 domain-containing protein, which gives rise to MAFITRLLKSSKTLIVPLLLAVSLNAAGEGISATRAEAKLTHAGQLSVSSRFRTDLPDQLKEALKQGVPLHFNLSWQLSAPSMSSYKFKFDQLLNNDSTIQYKLSFHPLTNRYRVTVGTFSTEYDTLETALRAVGAVANWKVLSKGALSDVAAKDTKAEIRLLLTTAKLPKPFQINALTSKNWHLDSGWKSLSVVQE
- a CDS encoding PAS domain-containing sensor histidine kinase, whose amino-acid sequence is MRRFLLIAAVFAVVLLYGLTVATGSSNVLSDYFWWIVALCGLLLLVLAAVLVRYVVLLMRDNSKSVFGSQIARRLSGMFTLVAVLPGVFLFGISAQFINGTINSWFGNDTHEALERSLNLSKSALNLAVDNAVSNATPVQIDLISAASLDGNLGQALAKSALTSDFAQLALYNATTHKAEKSINPLKLNQPELNKEGWEQLEQTGSVRSLESIGGVLYAQGWMLIGTHKNQDYALFFRQPIPKDVAQDATLIEAARAKYAELSYTKKGLQTFFLSTLLVATLLAIFLALVMALYFARRFVAPVLSLAEGARAVAQGDFSQTRPVFRNDEFGRLTQLFNHMTEQLSIAKEADERNRLREEAARHYLECVLESLTTGVITLDADGRLKTFNKAAEQILGVSLVSLWGSNWHQWHGKSPQQTLLADVFAAINETADSDKPVQVEYAAPDDARILLGKATILPEDNDNGVVMVIDDITVLMRAQKEAAWGEVAKRLAHEIRNPLTPIQLSAERLAWKLHDKLDEQDAQILSRSTDTIVKQVAALKEMVEAFRNYARAPSLNLEKQDLNGLVSEVLVLYEAGACKFNARLNTDALPIAADTTAMRQVLHNLFKNAAEAAESDEAPQVNVETGREGGQVFLTVCNNGKSFSKEMLHNAFEPYVTDKPTGTGLGLPVVKKIIEEHGGRISLSNQNSGGACVKMALPEMAETYAKQ
- a CDS encoding LysM peptidoglycan-binding domain-containing protein, whose amino-acid sequence is MQQRIITLLCMAGMAISAHTQAASLKIRPNAPQRYVVKNGDTLWGISGKYLYSPWQWNRLWGANRNAIRNPHLIYPGQVLVLRYVNGQPRLGFEHAQTRSDGIPVIKLHPRVRETSGYGIPTVNVNLYRMFMKHPQIIAPEETANAPRLIAGPDNRVLYTQGNRVYAYGLTEPGRYLTYRINKNITDPETGKFLGQEVVFSGIANTLPYTDSALENRTRASDEKLKSNEYYTQVNKAMKLRTQSAQPLVIEEAVSEIRKDDYLLKLPEGLDSFNVMPHAPARPIQAKVVSIFDGVGEAGQFQTITLDKGELDGLDKGTVVSLYKRGRQVRVNLSNNLIRKPKDKDTVELVSIPAEEIGLAMVYRTSDHLASAIILESLNSVSIGDTASEPGRDLDNMADEKTMDKPAEDEQEREIELEVRS
- the fmt gene encoding methionyl-tRNA formyltransferase; the encoded protein is MKVIFAGTPDFAAAALKAIAAAGFEIPLVLTQPDRPKGRGMQLTSSPVKQAALELGLTVAQPEKLRNNAEALQMLKDTGADVMVVAAYGLILPQEVLDTPKYGCLNIHASLLPRWRGAAPIQRAIEAGDAETGVCIMQMDIGLDTGDVVSEHRYAIQPTDTANEVHDALMGLGAEAIVADLQRLQAEGRLNAVKQPEEGVTYAQKLSKEEARIDWNESAAVIERKIRAFNPVPAAWVEYQGKPMKIWRAEVVAKQGKAGEVLSCTSDGLLVACGENALNITELQPSGSKRMSIQAFAAGRTIEVGTVL